A stretch of Schistocerca nitens isolate TAMUIC-IGC-003100 chromosome 6, iqSchNite1.1, whole genome shotgun sequence DNA encodes these proteins:
- the LOC126263577 gene encoding uncharacterized protein LOC126263577 — protein sequence MTTPYLPYPSVPYPSVPYPSVPYPSVPYPSVPYPSVPYPSVPYPSVPYPSVPYPSVPYPSVPYPSVPYPSVPYPSVPYPSVPYPSVPYPSVPYPSVPYPSVPYPSVPYPSVPYPSVPYPSVPYPSVPYPSVPYPSVPYPSVPYPSVPYPSVPYPSVPYPSVPYPSVPYPSVPYPSVPYPSVPYPSVPYPSVPYPSVPYPSVPYPSVPYPSVPYPSVPYPSVPYPSVPYPSVPYPSVPYPSVPYPSVPYPSVPYPSVPYPSVPYPSVPYPSVPYPSVPYPSVPYPSVPYPSVPYPSVPYPSVPYPSVPYPSVPYPSVPYPSVPYPSVPYPTVPYPTVPYPTVPYPTVPYPTVPYPTVPYPTVPHRTVPHPTVPHPTVPHPSVPHPSVPHPSVPHPSVPHPSVPYPSVPYPSVPYPSVPYPSVPYPSVPYPSVPYPSAL from the coding sequence taccttacccatcagtaccttacccatcagtaccttacccatcagtaccttacccatcagtaccttacccatcagtaccttacccatcagtaccttacccatcagtaccttacccatcagtaccttacccatcagtaccttacccatcagtaccttacccatcagtaccttacccatcagtaccttacccatcagtaccttacccatcagtaccttacccatcagtaccttacccatcagtaccttacccatcagtaccttacccatcagtaccttacccatcagtaccttacccatcagtaccttacccatcagtaccttacccatcagtaccttacccatcagtaccttacccatcagtaccttacccatcagtaccttacccatcagtaccttacccatcagtaccttacccatcagtaccttacccatcagtaccttacccatcagtaccttacccatcagtaccttacccatcagtaccttacccatcagtaccttacccatcagtaccttacccatcagtaccttacccatcagtaccttacccatcagtaccttacccatcagtaccttacccatcagtaccttacccatcagtaccttacccatcagtaccttacccatcagtaccttacccatcagtaccttacccatcagtaccttacccatcagtaccttacccatcagtaccttacccatcagtaccttacccatcagtaccttacccatcagtaccttacccatcagtaccttacccatcagtaccttacccatcagtaccttacccatcagtaccttacccatcagtaccttacccatcagtaccttacccatcagtaccttacccatcagtaccttacccatcagtaccttacccatcagtaccttacccatcagtaccttacccatcagtaccttacccatcagtaccttacccatcagtaccttacccatcagtaccttaccCAACAGTACCTTACCCAACAGTACCTTACCCAACAGTACCTTACCCAACAGTACCTTACCCAACAGTACCTTACCCAACAGTACCTTACCCAACAGTACCTCACCGAACAGTACCTCACCCAACAGTACCTCACCCAACAGTACCTCACCCATCAGTACCTCACCCATCAGTACCTCACCCATCAGTACCTCACCCATCAGTACCTCAcccatcagtaccttacccatcagtaccttacccatcagtaccttacccatcagtaccttacccatcagtaccttacccatcagtaccttacccatcagtaccttacccatca